In the Hemitrygon akajei chromosome 7, sHemAka1.3, whole genome shotgun sequence genome, one interval contains:
- the socs5a gene encoding suppressor of cytokine signaling 5a has protein sequence MDKVGKMWSSLKYRCQNFFVNDGGGPNENVLNCSSCSVGKSTNANVDELPQQELGVSMNGNGVTTLVTDTCVAMDRRNGNCVSHIPEVVEADLDKENDNLAAESESHLVRRDSYSRHAPWGGKKKHSCSTKTQMSFETVKRFSRTRSGLQRRERRYGVSSIHDMESLSNRGMTRPSIRQRFQETVGLCFPLRTHNKQPKNLLSSRRKILLSELMLEKCPFPAGSDLAQKWHLIKQHTAPVSSQSACWLETLDPTFSSTEDEEDRLRERRRLSIEEGVDPPPNALIHTFEATAQINQTYKLGPKLAPGMSELPGDGRGVTNGDWDLEEDSTTLCLQARKQKTRQMPGENTGLAARPGPWKVHTQIDYIHCLVPDLLQITSNPCYWGVMDRYEAEALLDGKPEGTFLLRDSAQEDYLFSVSFRRYNRSLHARIEQWNHNFSFDAHDPCVFHSSTVTGLLEHYKDPSSCMFFEPLLTVPLTRTLPFSLQYICRAAICCCTTYDGIDALPLPPPLQEYLKEYHYKQKVRVRWLEREPSKVK, from the coding sequence ttgttctgttggtaaaagCACAAATGCAAATGTCGATGAACTGCCTCAGCAGGAATTAGGAGTTTCAATGAATGGAAATGGAGTTACAACTTTAGTTACAGACACATGTGTGGCCATGGACAGAAGAAATGGAAACTGTGTATCTCACATCCCAGAGGTTGTTGAAGCAGATTTGGATAAAGAAAATGATAATTTGGCTGCTGAATCAGAATCTCACCTTGTTCGAAGAGACTCTTATTCTCGTCATGCTCCTTGGGGAGGGAAGAAGAAACACTCCTGCTCGACAAAAACCCAAATGTCATTTGAAACAGTTAAACGCTTTAGTAGAACAAGATCTGGTTTACAAAGGCGGGAAAGACGATATGGTGTAAGTTCCATCCATGACATGGAGAGTTTGTCTAATCGTGGTATGACACGTCCATCTATACGCCAGCGTTTCCAAGAAACTGTAGGACTCTGTTTTCCATTACGGACACATAATAAACAGCCAAAGAACTTGTTGTCAAGTAGGCGAAAAATTTTGCTGTCTGAACTGATGCTTGAAAAATGTCCTTTTCCCGCTGGATCAGATCTAGCCCAGAAATGGCATCTTATTAAGCAACATACAGCTCCTGTGAGCTCACAGTCAGCCTGTTGGCTTGAAACACTTGATCCTACTTTTTCTTCTACAGAAGATGAAGAAGATAGGCTTAGGGAAAGACGAAGGCTTAGTATTGAAGAAGGGGTTGATCCTCCTCCCAATGCCCTTATACACACTTTTGAGGCAACTGCACAAATTAATCAAACATACAAGCTGGGACCAAAGTTAGCACCTGGAATGAGTGAGCTTCCTGGTGACGGTCGTGGAGTGACAAATGGTGACTGGGACTTGGAAGAGGATTCTACTACTCTTTGTCTCCAAGCACGGAAACAGAAAACACGGCAGATGCCAGGAGAAAATACTGGTCTTGCTGCCAGACCTGGGCCCTGGAAAGTTCACACACAAATTGATTACATTCATTGCCTGGTTCCAGATTTGCTTCAGATTACAAGTAACCCTTGTTATTGGGGGGTCATGGATCGTTATGAAGCTGAGGCCCTCCTTGATggcaagcctgaaggcacatttCTACTCAGGGACTCAGCACAAGAGGACTACCTCTTCTCAGTGAGCTTCCGTCGTTATAACCGCTCCTTGCATGCCAGGATTGAGCAGTGGAATCACAATTTTAGTTTTGATGCCCATGATCCCTGTGTTTTCCACTCCTCCACAGTAACTGGCCTCCTGGAACATTATAAGGATCCTAGTTCATGCATGTTTTTTGAACCTTTGCTGACTGTTCCACTGACCAGGACTCTTCCCTTCAGCCTGCAGTACATCTGCCGTGCAGCCATTTGTTGTTGTACAACATATGATGGAATAGATGCACTTCCACTTCCCCCACCTCTACAAGAGTATCTGAAAGAGTACCACTATAAACAAAAAGTACGAGTGCGATGGTTAGAACGTGAACCATCAAAGGTTAAATAA